CACGTCGTGTCCGAACCCTCCAGCGCCTGCTCCAGGGACTCACAAAGAACCTGTGCGCTCGGCGTCCGCGCCTCGGGCGTCTTCTCCAGAAGCCGCATGCACACGTCGCCCAGCGTCCGGGGCACGCGCTCGTTCTCCTCGTGCGGTGGCGTGGGGGCACTGGAGAGAATTGCCTCCGTCACGCTGGCCACGTCCGGCCCATCGAAAGGGAAGCGCCCCGTCAGCAGCCGGTAGGCGACGAGGCCCAACGCCCACAGGTCGTCCGCCGGGCCCGCCGTGTAACGGGCGTCCGGCGCCTCGCGGCGAGCCCGCAAGAAGCACCACGCCTCCGGGGACCGGTAGTCCACCGTCCCGGGCGGAAGAATGTCCGCCGTCAAGTCACGCGCGCCCGCGTAGTCGCCAATGCCGAAGTCCACCAGCTTGGCCAGGCCGTCCGAGGCGCGCACCATGACGTTGGCCTCCTTCACGTCCCGGTGCACCACCCCGTCCGCATGGGCGGCCGCGAGCGCGCGTGCCACGCCCAGCAGCACGCGCGCGGCCTTCCGCGCCGTGGGGTTCTCCGCGTCGGCCCAGGCATCCAGCTGAGACCCTTCCACGTACTCCATGGCGATGACGGCGAACTGCGGCTGGGCCACTGGCCAGTAGCCATGACCCAGGATTCCCACCACGTTGGGGTGACGAAGCCGGGTGAGGATGGAGACTTCGCGCTCCGCTCGCTCTCCCACGCGCGGCAGGTGCAGCAGCTTCAAGGCGAAGCGTTGGCCCTCGCAGCGAGCAAGGTAGACCGTACCGAAACCGCCCTGCCCCAACTGACGCTCCACCGTGTAGCCAAGCACCTGGGCTCCAGGCGACAGCACGGCTGGGGGTGGCCCCCGGATCATGGCTTGTCTCCTTAAACCCATAGGGTCCATTGAAACTCTTCCAACCTGCAGCATTCATCCTCTTCGCTGCCTCGGCTACATTGCATCAGGCCATGAACGAAGAACTCGGCATCACCATTGGCACGGAGGCCCGTGCCGCCCGCCAGCACCTGGGCTTGACGCAGGCCGAAGTCGCGGAGCGCATCGGGCTGGTGCACCCCGTCTACAACCGCCTGGAGCGCGGGAAGATGCTGCCCAGCGTCCCCTCCCTCTACCGCCTCTGCCGCGAGTTGAACGTCTCTCCCGAGAAGCTGCTGGGCCTCACCGCGACAGGCGACGTTCGCAAGGGCACGCGGCCTCAGTCCAAGGCAGAGGACCTTCCGGAACTGCGGCGCCTCCTCCACCTCGCGCGCAAGCTGGACGCGGAGAAGCTGGACGCGCTTCTCCATGTCGCCTCGGCGCTGGCGCGCTGACGGATTACTCCCGCTTCAAGCCGTCCAGTTCGTGGGCCTCCAGCCCCTCACGGAAGAGGCCGCCCTCACCGAACTCCACCTCGTCGCGAAGGCCGCTGCCCTCCGCCAGCACCTGGGCCCATTCCGCCGCCGCTTCCTGCCGGCCGAAGCCCGGGTGCCGTCTCGCAAGGGCGACCCGCATGGCGTCGCGCATGTCCGCCGCCGTGCAGAACCGCTCCTCGGCGCTGGCGCGCAGCGCGACATGCAGCATGGCCTTCACGTCCGGGGAGAGTGAGGCCACGGCCCCTTCGACGTCCTCCGGGCCGAAGCGGGCGAGCAGCGCCTGCATCTGCGTCAGCGGCAGGGAGGGAAGGATCTCCGTGTAGAGCGAGGCCAGGCCCGTGGGCGTGCGCAGCACGTCCTCCACGTCGAAGAGGTGTTTGCCGGTGAAGAGCTCCACCAGCAGCACACCCAGGCCAAAGACGTCGGAGCGCGGTGAAAGCGGCTGCCGAGCCAGGTATTCCGGCGAGGCGTAGGCCACGTCTCCCCGCACGAGGTTGGCGGGTGATTCCTCGCGCCCCACCACCTGCGAGTACGCCGCGCCGAAGTTCGTCAGCTTCACCTGGCCTTGCGTCCCCACGTAGACGTGCCGTGGGTTGACGTCCCGGTGGATGACGCCCAGCGGCTGGCCGGCCGCGTCCAGCAGCGTATGTGCGTGGTGCAGCGCCTCCGCGATCTCCGCACCGACATAAAGGGCGAAGGCCTCGGAGACGGGCCGGCCGCGCGCGACCCCCGCACTCACCAGCGTCTCCAGCGAAGGGCCATCCACGGACTCCATGACGACGTGAAGCGCGCCCTGGTGCACCTTCCTGTGGAAGACCTGGGCAATGGCCGGGTGGTGCAGGCGGAAGGCCAGCTGGATCTCCTCTCCCAGGCGCGCGCGCTGGAGGTACGTGGAGGGGTTCGCCAGCCGTCGCACGAAGCAGAAGCCGGGCAGCGAGGGGATCCGCTCCGGGTAGCGACGGGCCAGCAACAGCTGCTCGCCCGTCTGCATCAGCACCAATTCGCGGACAGCCTCGTAGCGGATGCCTTCGATGGTGAAGAGGTGCAGAGGTCTGTCGGGCGTCGGTGGAAGTTGCCTGCGACGCCGAGAAGCTTCCGTGCGAGCCAGGTCATCGGTTGTTGTAGCGGGCATGGCTCCTCGGGAGGCGGAAGAATGCGCAACGACGCCTCTTCGTGAGTTTGTGCGAACTTGCCTTTTAAAGTCCATGCCATTGGACCTTAAAAGTCCATTTGTGCCTGCAAGCAAGGAACTCTGGTGATGCGGTTGGAGGAACTGGTCGAGCAGTTCGCCGAGAACGTGGTCGCGCAGAACGAGGCCATCTTCCGGGGCGACGCCAAGACCGGAAACAAGCACGCCAGGAAGTACGGCGCCGCCGTCGATAAGCTTTTCGCGCACGGCGATGCCGGACGTGATGCCCTCACCGTGCTGCTCAAGCACGAGCGAATGGACGTGCGTGTGATGGCTGCCGCACATCTGCTCCGCTATCGAACGGCCGAAGCAAGAGCGGTCCTGGAGGAAGCTGCCAAGGGACAGGGACTGGTCCCGTTCGGAGCGCAGCAGGCATTGAAGCGCTGGGAAGAAGGCACCTGGGCACTCGATCCGGGATAGCTCACCTTGAGTGGTGGACCCACGCCATCACGGCGACGCCTTCCCGAGCAGCTCCTTGGCGCGCGTGATGGCGGACATGGCGTTGGGCCAGCCCACGTATGTGCAGGCTTGCGAGGCGTGCGTCAGCCGCGCGGCGTAGGATTCCGCGCGCATCGGGTTGGACCCACGGAGGGGGAATTCATGAAGGCGAGCGGATTCGTGTTGGTGGCGGCCGTACTGGCATGGACAGGCGTGGCGGGGGCGGAACCCCAGCCGGCCCAGCTCGTCATCTGGGGTGGCGGCAAGGACGCCACCGAAGCCCAGGCGTCCCTGGACCGGTGGCGGGCGCGCGAGAAGAAGAAGGTCTGGGAAGGCACGCTGAAGGTGGCCGAGGGCTACCCGCGCATCGTCCAGAGCGACACCGTGCCGGGGCTCAAGCCGGGGTTCGTGGTGGTGGTGCTCGGGGCCTGTGAGCCGGCCGCGGGTCCGAAGGTGATGGAGACGCTCAAGGCCTTCGAGCCGGCCGCGTACGCGCGCGACGTGACGTGGGCGGAGCCCCTGGCGTGCCCGCAGCTCGGCCCCGAGTGGCGCGTCATCCGTTCGAAGACGTGGAAGAAGAAGGACGGCACCCTGACGGCCGTCCTGCTGCAGACCCCGGAGACGCAGGCGCCAGACGCGTCCACCCGCCAGTCCCTGCGCGTGATGCTGCAAGCCCCCGACGGTCGGCTGCTCGGCTTCGACGAGCGCGATGGCTACACCGCCGTGAATGACTTCGCGATGGAGCCGGGGTTCGTCCCCAACCTGGACGGAGCGTGGCCGACGGTGACGTACCTCTCCCTCGGGGCCGGCTGCACGGCGGGCCCCAGCGTCTTCGAGACGCGGGTGAAGTACGCCATCGACGGCGACACGCTGTATCCCCAGGAGCGCAACCGGACCCTCGTGGACAACTCGCGCAACTGCGACCAGTGACGGGCCGCGGCCGCGCGCCTACGCGGGAGGCCGGACCACGAGGACGTCGCAGCCCGCCTCGCGAATCACGTCCGTCGCCACGCTCCCCAGCAGGATGCGCGACACGCCGGAGCGCGCCTGGGTGCCGAGCGCGAGCAGGTCCGCCCGGTGCCGGCGCGCCTCCTTCAGGATGATGGAGTACGGGCTGCCGTGCTCCAGCGCCTGCCGGTAGCGCAGCCCCAGCGTGTCCAGGTGCCGGTGAAGTGGGCGGAGCTCGCGCAGCGCGGACTCCTTGAACCGCTCCCGGTACCGCGCGCGTTCGTCGCGCGTCAGCCCGGGGAAGACCATGTACTCCAGCGGTGACTCATAGGCGTGGATGAGCCGCAGCGGCGTGCGCGGCTCCAGCAGCGCGGGCAGGAACTCCGCGGCGTGCCGCGACGTCTCCTCGGCGTCCACGGCCACCAGGGGCCGGTGGTACCGGTCCTCCACGAGCCCGTGGACCACGAGCACCGGAGGCAGGCCGTACCGGATGACGTGCTCGGCGGTGGAGCCCAGGAACAAATCCCTGACGGGCCGGCGGCCATGCCGCCCCAGGACGACGAGGTCCGCGCTGGCCGCCTGGGCCTGGCTCACGAGCGTGGGCGCCGGCTTTCCGAAGACGATCCTCGCCTCGACGGAGGCGCTGGAGCCCGCGTCGTGGAGCGCGGCATGGAGCTCGTGCGCGACGACCGCCAGCGTCCTGGCCGCCCGCTCCCGGGCCTGCTCCACGAACTCCCGGGGCGCCCGGCCCGGCAGCGCGTGCACCAGGATGACGGCCGCCCCCGGGGCGAGCGGCAGGCGGGCCGTCCGCTCCACCGCGCGCGCCCCAGCGGGCGAGAAGTCGGTGGCGACAAGCACGGACCGGAGGAGGGGCGGCGTCGGGCTTCGCTGGGAGGTCATCCCGTAGGATAGGCCCCCGCTGCCCGAGCCGCGCCAGCGAGCGCCCCCATGCCTCCGGGCGGGGCGCCCTGCCCTCCGCCTGCCTCAGCGCTTCATCCGCTCCAGGAAGATGGCCGCGTTGCGGGGGCCCAGGCCGTCGTAGGAGCCCGTGCGGTTGCCCATCTCCCGCAGGAAGTGGATCCACTGGTCCTTCTTCGACAGGCCCTGCGGCATCGTGATGCCCACGGTGTTCTTCGGGTAGTTGCGCACGGCCTCCGCGAACTTGTTCAGCGCGTGCGCGCTGCCCTTCGGGCGGCCGCCGGTCTCACCAATCGCAAGCAGCATCTTGTAGCGCTGATCCGGCGTGAGGCCGAAGTCATTGGCCACCGTGTCCAGCTGGGGCAGCGTCGACGCCGCGCCGGCGAAGAAGTCCGGGAACGTCTTGCCCAGGCTGAGCACCTGGTCTCGCGTCCAGCCCGTGGACTTCACCAGGGACTCCACCTGCTCCGGCGACGAGTACCGCTCCAGGTTGGTGACCTGCTCCGCGTCCGCTCCGGCGCGGCTCAGCAGCGTGCGCTGCTCGGCGCGCAGCTGCTCCGCGGCCTCGTACTCCTGCCGGGACAGGATGCTCAGGCTGACCAGCTCGCCCATGATGTAGACCGCCGCGCCCACGGCCGCCAGCGGCGCGCCCACGCCCGTGGCGCCCGCCGCGACCAGGGCTCCGCCGACAAGGCCCATCACGTCCCCCGCGATGGACAGGCCGGTCCCCGCGTTGCCCTGCCCCGCGGCGATCTCCTTGCCCTGGACAATCAGGTCCAGCGCGGCCCCGAAGGCGCCCAGGCCGCCCGCGACCCGCGCGGCCACCAGCGCGCCGCCGGACTTGTTCGCCGCGTTCAGCGCGGCGCTCGTGAAGCTGGCGACCTGCTGGCCCGTGAAGGTCTTCGCCCACAGCGTGCCCAGCGCATCCTGCGCCTTCTCCGATTGGTTCGTCTGAAGGAAGCCCAGCACGATGCCCGCCGCCGCGAACGCCCCGCCCCAGTGCGACGAGCCGGACTCCAGCCCCTTCAGCGTGTTCAACCCCGCCTGGGTCCTCCCCGCCGCCAGCTCCCGCAGGCCGGAGAGCCCCGTGCGCATCGCCTGCGGCAGGTTGTTGACGTTGACGTCCACCTTCGCGCCGCCCAGCTGCTGCAACAGGTACCCGTCGGTCAGCAGCTTCTGGACGTGGTCCACCGCCTGCGTGGGCGTGGCCTGGGGGAACTTCTCGTAGAAGCTCACCAGCGCGCCGGAGACGGCCTTCTCGCGCAGGGTGTCCAGCGGCAGCGACTCCATGAAGGGCGCGAACGCGGAGCCGGGCGCCTCCATCTTCGCGGCCCACTTGAGCGCCTCGCCCGCGCCCTTGGACTGGGCCAGCGCGGTGTACGCGGCCTGGATGGACCGGGCGTGCTCGGAGCCATCCGGCCCACGCAGGGCCTGCTCCAGCTTGAGCGCGTTCCTCGCGAGTGCGTCCTCCAGCGTCTTCGCCTTCGTCTCGAACCGGGCGTAGTCGGGCCCGTGCAGCTTGCGGAACTGCTCGATGTACGCGCGCTGCTGCGTGTCGGTGAGGTACGGCCCGAAGGACGCGATGTCCCCCGCCAGCCGCTGCTCCAGCGCGTCGCGCTCCGCCAGGGCCGCCGTGTACGCCAGCTCCGCGGCGTGCACCTCGGCCACCGCCGAGTCCAGCTTCGCGTCCACGGCCGGGTTGCCCACGACGGACACCAGCACGTCGCGGTCCGCGGGCAGCAGGTGGCCGCGATTCGCCGCCGCCTCCAGCGCGGGCTTCATCGTCGCGGCGCTCCCCTGCTTCGCCACCGTCTCCAGCGCGCTGTTCGCCACGCGCAGCGTGCCCACGGAGGTGATGCCCGGCGGACGGGGCGGCGGGTTGGGCACCGCCTCCTTCACGCCGTGGGCGAAGTCCTTCACCAGCGCGTCCTCGAGCGTGCTCGCGGGCGTCGCCTGCA
The sequence above is drawn from the Corallococcus macrosporus genome and encodes:
- a CDS encoding helix-turn-helix transcriptional regulator, encoding MNEELGITIGTEARAARQHLGLTQAEVAERIGLVHPVYNRLERGKMLPSVPSLYRLCRELNVSPEKLLGLTATGDVRKGTRPQSKAEDLPELRRLLHLARKLDAEKLDALLHVASALAR
- a CDS encoding DUF2019 domain-containing protein — protein: MRLEELVEQFAENVVAQNEAIFRGDAKTGNKHARKYGAAVDKLFAHGDAGRDALTVLLKHERMDVRVMAAAHLLRYRTAEARAVLEEAAKGQGLVPFGAQQALKRWEEGTWALDPG
- a CDS encoding serine/threonine-protein kinase, yielding MPATTTDDLARTEASRRRRQLPPTPDRPLHLFTIEGIRYEAVRELVLMQTGEQLLLARRYPERIPSLPGFCFVRRLANPSTYLQRARLGEEIQLAFRLHHPAIAQVFHRKVHQGALHVVMESVDGPSLETLVSAGVARGRPVSEAFALYVGAEIAEALHHAHTLLDAAGQPLGVIHRDVNPRHVYVGTQGQVKLTNFGAAYSQVVGREESPANLVRGDVAYASPEYLARQPLSPRSDVFGLGVLLVELFTGKHLFDVEDVLRTPTGLASLYTEILPSLPLTQMQALLARFGPEDVEGAVASLSPDVKAMLHVALRASAEERFCTAADMRDAMRVALARRHPGFGRQEAAAEWAQVLAEGSGLRDEVEFGEGGLFREGLEAHELDGLKRE
- a CDS encoding universal stress protein, with translation MTSQRSPTPPLLRSVLVATDFSPAGARAVERTARLPLAPGAAVILVHALPGRAPREFVEQARERAARTLAVVAHELHAALHDAGSSASVEARIVFGKPAPTLVSQAQAASADLVVLGRHGRRPVRDLFLGSTAEHVIRYGLPPVLVVHGLVEDRYHRPLVAVDAEETSRHAAEFLPALLEPRTPLRLIHAYESPLEYMVFPGLTRDERARYRERFKESALRELRPLHRHLDTLGLRYRQALEHGSPYSIILKEARRHRADLLALGTQARSGVSRILLGSVATDVIREAGCDVLVVRPPA